A single Garra rufa chromosome 9, GarRuf1.0, whole genome shotgun sequence DNA region contains:
- the gask1a gene encoding uncharacterized protein gask1a isoform X2 — MAFRVWLKFRLKCRFVVAFLFLFSLSVVMIYTLPPFPSEQSRLNVRGPRNNKPSRLVEKFLRYYLPTSSYEQSKTWKNHEIKDSAKHLLMVNHHQLSFSSGKTAEKKLSTNKPSKSKAGKKERYLQNVNKRPVTAFAAGAKGGRAVKLRNSSNSNQTIHLLRSRHDPEFPQSASIQSLHPNNKTCRHKCIPDGAKVKRLVGQFSDAQQVVKLKQIPRGAGTHERQEGPSERKRPKFRAETNGRIPGEAGIKESANDWCKTVSDETFIENWNQPKAESLPWLSDDDIKKMALLSRGTVLSKARLPGHGQVLQVGFSEKKYIFAPAGDNHITHCETESCALIKRPNDWFEVFAFHLDRVLGLNRSLPAVLRTFHSDILPYKYTNGSPRPVIWWDPSIQHLSDAENDQNSFSLTWPQYQTLLQSRCGTQVPLNFTTCVGVHHSEWGRLALFDFLLQVTVATCIQSRRSLQSPGSRPYPSAPRDNLYSPECQQGPHQRQIISEDLIT; from the exons ATG GCTTTCAGAGTGTGGCTGAAGTTCAGACTAAAATGTCGTTTTGTGGTGGCCTTCCTGTTTCTCTTCAGTCTATCAGTGGTGATGATATACACCCTTCCTCCCTTCCCATCTGAGCAGAGCAGGCTAAATGTACGGGGCCCCCGCAATAACAAACCCAGCAGGCTGGTTGAGAAGTTTCTGAGATATTATTTGCCAACGTCTTCATACGAACAGAGCAAAACGTGGAAGAACCATGAAATTAAAGATTCTGCTAAGCATCTCCTAATGGTCAACCATCACCAACTATCATTTTCCTCTGGAAAAACAGCAGAGAAAAAATTATCAACCAATAAGCCTTCAAAAAGCAAAGCAGGCAAAAAAGAGCGATATCTGCAGAACGTAAACAAGCGGCCAGTCACGGCATTTGCAGCTGGTGCCAAAGGAGGGCGAGCCGTTAAACTACGAAATAGCAGCAACTCTAACCAAACCATCCATCTTCTTCGCTCCAGACATGACCCAGAATTCCCTCAGTCTGCCAGCATCCAAAGTCTCCACCCAAACAACAAGACATGCAGGCACAAATGCATTCCAGATGGGGCCAAAGTAAAGAGGCTTGTGGGGCAGTTCTCTGATGCACAGCAGGTGGTAAAACTGAAACAGATCCCTAGAGGAGCAGGAACACATGAAAGACAAGAAGGGCCCTCGGAGAGGAAGAGGCCCAAATTCAGAGCAGAAACCAATGGTAGGATTCCAGGAGAAGCTGGCATCAAGGAGTCAGCCAATGACTGGTGTAAGACAGTCTCAGATGAGACTTTTATTGAAAACTGGAACCAACCCAAAGCAGAGTCCCTACCCTGGCTCAGTGATGATGATATTAAAAAGATGGCACTTCTTTCCAGAGGCACTGTGTTGAGTAAAGCCAGGCTTCCAGGCCATGGACAAGTGCTTCAGGTTGGATTTAGTGAGAAAAAATACATATTTGCTCCTGCAGGGGACAATCATATCACACACTGTGAAACAGAAAGCTGTGCTCTCATAAAACGTCCAAATGACTGGTTTGAGGTGTTTGCCTTTCACCTGGACAGAGTTCTGGGTCTGAACCGGAGCTTGCCAGCAGTGTTGAGAACATTCCACAGTGATATCCTACCATACAAGTACACCAATGGATCTCCCAGACCAGTAATATGGTGGGATCCCAGCATCCAACATCTGTCTGATGCTGAAAACGACCAGAACTCTTTTTCACTCACTTGGCCACAATATCAGACTCTACTTCAGAGCAGGTGTGGTACTCAGGTGCCACTGAACTTTACAACCTGTGTGGGAGTTCATCATTCAGAGTGGGGGCGGCTGGCCTTGTTTGACTTCCTGCTGCAG
- the gask1a gene encoding Golgi-associated kinase 1A isoform X1, translating to MAFRVWLKFRLKCRFVVAFLFLFSLSVVMIYTLPPFPSEQSRLNVRGPRNNKPSRLVEKFLRYYLPTSSYEQSKTWKNHEIKDSAKHLLMVNHHQLSFSSGKTAEKKLSTNKPSKSKAGKKERYLQNVNKRPVTAFAAGAKGGRAVKLRNSSNSNQTIHLLRSRHDPEFPQSASIQSLHPNNKTCRHKCIPDGAKVKRLVGQFSDAQQVVKLKQIPRGAGTHERQEGPSERKRPKFRAETNGRIPGEAGIKESANDWCKTVSDETFIENWNQPKAESLPWLSDDDIKKMALLSRGTVLSKARLPGHGQVLQVGFSEKKYIFAPAGDNHITHCETESCALIKRPNDWFEVFAFHLDRVLGLNRSLPAVLRTFHSDILPYKYTNGSPRPVIWWDPSIQHLSDAENDQNSFSLTWPQYQTLLQSRCGTQVPLNFTTCVGVHHSEWGRLALFDFLLQVNDRLDRSCCGFRPDPSELCVENLLNIKCGNPKDLNLVHILVRKTDPSRLVFIDNAGRPHQPQDNLNFRLVEGIDEFPERAVSVLQSGCLEKMLLRSLSVDREFWVSRGKASGLKSIIRHVEQRAKALLQHIQEKKLRLNRDF from the exons ATG GCTTTCAGAGTGTGGCTGAAGTTCAGACTAAAATGTCGTTTTGTGGTGGCCTTCCTGTTTCTCTTCAGTCTATCAGTGGTGATGATATACACCCTTCCTCCCTTCCCATCTGAGCAGAGCAGGCTAAATGTACGGGGCCCCCGCAATAACAAACCCAGCAGGCTGGTTGAGAAGTTTCTGAGATATTATTTGCCAACGTCTTCATACGAACAGAGCAAAACGTGGAAGAACCATGAAATTAAAGATTCTGCTAAGCATCTCCTAATGGTCAACCATCACCAACTATCATTTTCCTCTGGAAAAACAGCAGAGAAAAAATTATCAACCAATAAGCCTTCAAAAAGCAAAGCAGGCAAAAAAGAGCGATATCTGCAGAACGTAAACAAGCGGCCAGTCACGGCATTTGCAGCTGGTGCCAAAGGAGGGCGAGCCGTTAAACTACGAAATAGCAGCAACTCTAACCAAACCATCCATCTTCTTCGCTCCAGACATGACCCAGAATTCCCTCAGTCTGCCAGCATCCAAAGTCTCCACCCAAACAACAAGACATGCAGGCACAAATGCATTCCAGATGGGGCCAAAGTAAAGAGGCTTGTGGGGCAGTTCTCTGATGCACAGCAGGTGGTAAAACTGAAACAGATCCCTAGAGGAGCAGGAACACATGAAAGACAAGAAGGGCCCTCGGAGAGGAAGAGGCCCAAATTCAGAGCAGAAACCAATGGTAGGATTCCAGGAGAAGCTGGCATCAAGGAGTCAGCCAATGACTGGTGTAAGACAGTCTCAGATGAGACTTTTATTGAAAACTGGAACCAACCCAAAGCAGAGTCCCTACCCTGGCTCAGTGATGATGATATTAAAAAGATGGCACTTCTTTCCAGAGGCACTGTGTTGAGTAAAGCCAGGCTTCCAGGCCATGGACAAGTGCTTCAGGTTGGATTTAGTGAGAAAAAATACATATTTGCTCCTGCAGGGGACAATCATATCACACACTGTGAAACAGAAAGCTGTGCTCTCATAAAACGTCCAAATGACTGGTTTGAGGTGTTTGCCTTTCACCTGGACAGAGTTCTGGGTCTGAACCGGAGCTTGCCAGCAGTGTTGAGAACATTCCACAGTGATATCCTACCATACAAGTACACCAATGGATCTCCCAGACCAGTAATATGGTGGGATCCCAGCATCCAACATCTGTCTGATGCTGAAAACGACCAGAACTCTTTTTCACTCACTTGGCCACAATATCAGACTCTACTTCAGAGCAGGTGTGGTACTCAGGTGCCACTGAACTTTACAACCTGTGTGGGAGTTCATCATTCAGAGTGGGGGCGGCTGGCCTTGTTTGACTTCCTGCTGCAG GTGAATGACAGACTAGACCGGTCTTGCTGTGGTTTCAGACCAGACCCATCAGAACTCTGTGTAGAAAACCTGCTGAATATCAAATGTGGAAACCCAAAGGACCTAAATCTGGTGCACATCCTG GTTCGGAAAACAGATCCATCCAGACTGGTTTTTATTGACAATGCAGGAAGACCTCATCAACCACAAGACAACCTCAACTTCAGACTGGTTGAAGGAATTGATGA GTTTCCAGAGCGGGCCGTTTCAGTGCTGCAATCAGGATGTCTGGAAAAGATGCTCCTTCGCTCCCTGTCTGTGGATCGGGAATTCTGGGTGAGCAGAGGAAAGGCTTCTGGACTCAAATCTATCATCCGGCATGTAGAACAAAGAGCCAAGGCCCTCCTCCAGCACATACAAGAGAAGAAACTACGACTTAACAGAGATTTTTAA